In Rubrivirga marina, the following are encoded in one genomic region:
- a CDS encoding 4Fe-4S dicluster domain-containing protein, translated as MIELDVLSAADRAVDEDAQAAAGQAPTWRSRPGQPAADASREFLDPVTEADAGTSRRSFLKVMGASAALAGMTGCRRPVETILPYARKPEDVVPGVPNYYATSMTLGGVGRALLVQSHEGRPTKVEGNPEHPVSGGSTDIFAQASVLQLYDPDRSRHVWTRGEAAPARADWGAFVAEASRLRLRAGELSVAVLAEPSASPTADALRARFEAAYPGARWITLGAHLDDYQALGTQQALGQPARPLYRFAEADVIVSLDADFLGAEDPNTVWNNRQYAASRRVDERGSMSRLYAIESTMTMTGGMADHRKAVKAGAVPFVAAAIAQGLGVGTGARASVSAEMQPFIDAIVQDVRAAGGAAAFVAGPTQPPQVHALAAALNGQFGGGVVEYLATGAEPVEPVGPQLVELVRDMAAGDVDVLLMLGTNPVYSLPAELQFEAALASVPVSIHHGLYRDETGQRATWHLPSAHYLESWGDARAYDGTLSVVQPLIAPLYADAHSDLEVLNTLATGRNNAGYDLLRQAWRQRLGGGFETAWRTALHDGFVADTAFASIGAGGGTADLSGLEPPTEGAIELVTRLSPTLYDGAFSNVSWMQEAPHPVTKLTWDPAALISPRTAVRLGLDAETRFDEDHDDQFEGTALDAGKNYARVIRITTAAGTPVELPVWVQPGHPDDSITAFLGYGRDLATDREIEDMNVFGRINRWLRPGSVDTDVYRAGTISAFVGAELSSGAPSARVERCRSLANTAVLPGVDIEEVADDYLLASTQDHGQMEGRAIVRSATVEEYLADPAFAKIEDHYVEDTPWENFDPLWGDDNAASEDPAIGDWLYSENQWGMTVDLNACTGCNACVVACQAENNVPVVGKDQVARGREMHWLRLDRYYVGADESDPGMVPQPMMCVHCENAPCEQVCPVNATAHSPDGLNEMTYNRCIGTRYCANNCPYKVRRYNFYNWTKTLPTEVQMQSNPYVTVRYRGVMEKCTFCVQRIRQAQQYAHIEDRPLEDGEVVTACQQACPADAIVFGDLRNAGSAVSRSKTSPRNYALLAELAVKPRLTYLARLRNPHPGLATPFDAVEHGHGAPEAHAADAEAEA; from the coding sequence ATGATCGAGCTCGACGTCCTGAGTGCCGCAGACCGCGCGGTCGACGAAGACGCCCAGGCCGCCGCGGGCCAGGCGCCCACCTGGCGCAGCCGCCCCGGCCAGCCCGCCGCCGACGCCTCCCGCGAGTTCCTCGACCCCGTGACCGAGGCCGACGCGGGCACCAGCCGCCGGTCGTTCCTCAAGGTCATGGGCGCCAGCGCCGCGCTCGCCGGCATGACCGGCTGCCGCCGGCCCGTCGAGACGATTCTGCCCTACGCCCGCAAGCCCGAGGACGTGGTCCCGGGCGTGCCCAACTACTACGCCACGTCGATGACGCTCGGCGGCGTCGGGCGCGCGCTCCTCGTGCAGAGCCACGAGGGCCGGCCGACGAAGGTCGAGGGCAACCCCGAGCACCCGGTCTCCGGCGGCTCGACCGACATCTTCGCGCAGGCCTCCGTCCTCCAGCTCTACGACCCGGACCGGAGCCGCCACGTCTGGACGCGCGGCGAGGCCGCGCCCGCCCGCGCCGACTGGGGCGCGTTCGTGGCCGAGGCCAGCCGCCTCCGCCTCCGCGCCGGCGAGCTCTCCGTCGCCGTCCTCGCCGAGCCCTCGGCCTCGCCGACGGCCGACGCGCTCCGCGCCCGGTTCGAGGCGGCCTACCCCGGCGCCCGCTGGATCACGCTCGGCGCCCACCTCGACGACTACCAGGCGCTCGGCACGCAGCAGGCGCTCGGCCAGCCGGCCCGCCCGCTCTACCGCTTCGCCGAGGCGGACGTGATCGTCTCCCTCGACGCCGACTTCCTCGGCGCCGAGGACCCGAACACGGTCTGGAACAACCGCCAGTACGCCGCCTCCCGCCGCGTCGACGAGCGCGGCTCGATGTCGCGGCTCTACGCCATCGAGTCGACGATGACGATGACGGGCGGGATGGCCGACCACCGAAAGGCCGTGAAGGCCGGCGCGGTCCCGTTCGTGGCCGCCGCGATCGCCCAGGGGCTGGGCGTCGGGACCGGCGCGCGCGCCTCGGTCTCGGCCGAGATGCAGCCGTTCATCGACGCCATCGTCCAGGACGTCCGGGCCGCGGGCGGGGCTGCCGCCTTCGTCGCCGGCCCGACGCAGCCGCCGCAGGTCCACGCGCTCGCCGCGGCCCTCAACGGACAGTTCGGCGGCGGCGTGGTCGAGTACCTCGCCACCGGCGCGGAGCCGGTCGAGCCGGTCGGCCCGCAACTCGTCGAACTCGTCCGCGACATGGCGGCCGGCGACGTCGACGTGCTCCTGATGCTGGGCACGAACCCGGTGTACAGCCTCCCGGCCGAGCTCCAGTTCGAGGCGGCCCTCGCGAGCGTCCCGGTCTCGATCCACCACGGGCTCTACCGCGACGAGACGGGCCAGCGCGCGACGTGGCACCTCCCCAGCGCCCACTACCTCGAGAGCTGGGGCGACGCCCGCGCCTACGACGGCACGCTGTCCGTCGTCCAGCCGCTCATCGCCCCGCTCTACGCCGACGCCCACTCGGACCTCGAGGTCCTCAACACGCTCGCGACCGGCCGCAACAACGCCGGCTACGACCTGCTCCGGCAGGCGTGGCGCCAGCGGCTCGGCGGCGGCTTTGAGACCGCCTGGCGGACGGCCCTCCACGACGGGTTCGTCGCCGACACGGCCTTCGCTTCCATCGGGGCGGGCGGCGGCACCGCCGACCTCTCCGGCCTCGAGCCGCCGACGGAGGGGGCCATCGAGCTCGTCACTCGCCTCAGTCCGACGCTCTACGACGGCGCGTTCTCGAACGTGTCGTGGATGCAGGAGGCGCCGCACCCGGTCACGAAGCTGACCTGGGACCCCGCCGCCCTCATCTCGCCTCGCACGGCCGTCCGGCTCGGGCTCGACGCGGAGACCCGCTTCGACGAGGACCACGACGACCAGTTCGAGGGCACGGCCCTCGACGCCGGGAAGAACTACGCCCGCGTCATCCGCATCACGACCGCCGCCGGGACGCCCGTCGAACTGCCCGTATGGGTCCAGCCGGGCCACCCCGACGACTCGATCACGGCGTTCCTCGGCTACGGCCGCGACCTCGCGACCGACCGGGAGATCGAGGACATGAACGTGTTCGGGCGGATCAACCGGTGGCTCCGGCCGGGCAGCGTCGACACCGACGTGTACCGCGCCGGGACGATCTCGGCGTTCGTCGGCGCCGAGCTCTCCTCCGGAGCGCCCTCGGCCCGCGTCGAGCGGTGCCGGTCGCTCGCCAACACCGCCGTCCTCCCGGGCGTCGACATCGAGGAGGTCGCCGACGACTACCTCCTGGCGAGCACGCAGGACCACGGCCAGATGGAGGGCCGGGCCATCGTCCGCTCGGCGACCGTCGAGGAGTACCTCGCGGACCCGGCCTTCGCCAAGATCGAGGACCACTACGTCGAGGACACGCCCTGGGAAAACTTCGACCCGCTCTGGGGCGACGACAACGCGGCCTCCGAGGACCCCGCCATCGGCGACTGGCTCTACTCCGAGAACCAGTGGGGCATGACGGTCGACCTCAACGCGTGCACCGGGTGCAACGCGTGCGTCGTCGCCTGTCAGGCCGAGAACAACGTGCCGGTCGTGGGCAAGGACCAGGTCGCACGCGGCCGCGAGATGCACTGGCTCCGCCTCGACCGCTACTACGTCGGCGCCGACGAGTCGGACCCGGGCATGGTCCCGCAGCCGATGATGTGTGTCCACTGCGAGAACGCGCCGTGCGAGCAGGTTTGCCCGGTCAACGCGACCGCGCACTCGCCGGACGGGCTCAACGAGATGACGTACAACCGGTGCATCGGGACCCGGTACTGCGCCAACAACTGCCCCTACAAGGTCCGCCGGTACAACTTCTACAACTGGACCAAGACGCTCCCGACGGAGGTCCAGATGCAGTCGAACCCGTACGTCACGGTCCGCTACCGCGGCGTGATGGAGAAGTGCACGTTCTGCGTCCAGCGGATCCGCCAGGCGCAGCAGTACGCGCACATCGAGGACCGCCCCCTTGAAGACGGCGAGGTCGTCACGGCCTGCCAGCAGGCGTGCCCGGCCGACGCCATCGTGTTCGGCGACCTCCGCAACGCCGGCAGCGCCGTGAGCCGGAGCAAGACGAGCCCGCGGAACTACGCGCTCCTCGCGGAGCTGGCCGTCAAGCCGCGCCTGACCTACCTCGCCCGCCTGCGGAACCCGCACCCGGGCCTCGCGACGCCGTTCGACGCCGTCGAGCACGGCCACGGCGCCCCCGAGGCGCACGCGGCCGACGCGGAAGCCGAAGCCTAA